In Candidatus Sulfurimonas marisnigri, a single genomic region encodes these proteins:
- a CDS encoding recombinase family protein — MIIGYTRVSTDKQTTDTQKHTILEYTYNNKIKIDDIIEVTTSTRNNRKDRQIDTTLEKLQKNDTLIVYALDRLGRSTIETLQIIEDIKNKGIKLIIIKENLVIDSNNTNAMNTMMLTMLTAVAELERSFISERTKQGLARVKANGTKLGRQKGQQVKSIFDEHKDKITELINLGVTNKRIHEYINIGSVQSLGKYIKTRNLKVV, encoded by the coding sequence ATGATAATAGGTTACACAAGAGTAAGCACAGATAAACAAACTACTGACACACAAAAACATACAATACTAGAATATACTTATAATAATAAAATAAAGATAGATGATATTATTGAAGTAACTACAAGTACTAGAAATAATAGAAAAGACAGACAAATAGATACTACACTAGAAAAATTACAAAAGAATGATACTTTAATTGTTTATGCTTTAGATAGACTTGGAAGAAGTACTATTGAAACTTTACAAATTATTGAAGACATTAAAAACAAAGGTATTAAACTTATTATTATAAAAGAAAATTTAGTTATTGATAGTAATAATACTAATGCTATGAATACAATGATGTTAACAATGTTAACAGCAGTAGCAGAACTTGAAAGAAGTTTTATTAGTGAGAGAACTAAACAAGGACTAGCACGAGTAAAAGCAAATGGAACTAAATTAGGTAGACAAAAAGGACAACAAGTTAAAAGTATATTTGATGAACATAAAGACAAGATAACTGAGTTAATTAATTTAGGAGTTACTAATAAAAGAATACACGAATATATTAATATTGGTAGTGTACAAAGTTTAGGAAAATATATTAAAACAAGGAATTTAAAAGTAGTATAG
- a CDS encoding Wzz/FepE/Etk N-terminal domain-containing protein: MNNGQVRHIEEDEIDLRELWKIIVNRKIVIFIVTTLVTLGAIVYVYMKNPIPVYSGNVMLEIGEVKSNTTNLTYLDNPNNLKHILEKQYSLLVTLPKRSNGLMSLSTTNVNKEVIKRDLEKYVVYVLERHKSKAKLFEKYIMTKQIGNITIGNEAINKPKKKLIVVVSFITGLVLSIFLVFLLDFIAKARDEDESTK, encoded by the coding sequence ATGAATAATGGACAAGTAAGACATATAGAAGAAGATGAAATAGACTTGAGAGAGTTATGGAAGATTATAGTAAATAGGAAAATTGTTATTTTTATAGTTACAACTTTGGTTACACTAGGAGCAATTGTATATGTATATATGAAAAATCCAATACCTGTTTATAGTGGTAATGTAATGCTAGAAATTGGAGAAGTTAAAAGTAATACAACAAACTTAACTTATTTAGATAATCCTAATAACTTAAAACACATACTTGAAAAACAATATTCACTATTAGTAACACTTCCAAAAAGATCTAATGGGTTAATGTCTTTATCAACTACTAATGTTAATAAAGAAGTAATAAAGAGAGATTTAGAAAAATATGTAGTATATGTTTTAGAAAGACATAAATCAAAAGCAAAACTTTTTGAGAAGTATATTATGACTAAACAAATTGGTAACATTACGATAGGTAATGAAGCGATAAACAAACCAAAGAAAAAGTTAATAGTTGTTGTTAGTTTTATAACAGGACTTGTGCTTTCTATATTTTTAGTTTTTTTATTAGACTTTATCGCTAAAGCAAGAGATGAAGATGAGAGTACTAAGTAA